Proteins encoded together in one Bombus affinis isolate iyBomAffi1 chromosome 2, iyBomAffi1.2, whole genome shotgun sequence window:
- the LOC126928923 gene encoding heat shock factor protein isoform X5, which yields MHTIPELGTSVPAFLAKLWKLVEDSDTDDLICWSPNGRSFFIRNQAQFARELLPHYYKHNNMASFIRQLNMYGFHKKVSVEFGGLKCDKDEMEFAHQFFCKGHPYLVEHIKRKIASNKGQDPALTPIKPELMNKMLTEVRSMRGRQEHLDSRLGAMKRENEALWRELAMLRQKHLKQQQIVNKLIHFLVTLVQPSRSGGLSVKRRYPLMIDDSNRQRNKQTKLSKSQTSPAGPVIHELDSSEPDLDSEYIVAEMLEGHPNPAIESPEHNNSSIMEDNNMETIHLVDDSVHLPDDIQLVNSQETEIKKKRGCKGKKKRKNKVPVKILIPSTEDGEEPREEMDNHLETMQTELDNLRDILRCEGYSIDANTLLGLFGADDPMSFGMPVNPELNPQSEKEEESHANVAENNNGTGGGELMAYNPAQNFLDFDDDIFLEATSPPTSTAGGDTAIINLYSSDSLDLEDSKFSFLNSLTNDVNTSS from the exons ATGCATACAATCCCGGAATTGGGTACAAGTGTACCAGCGTTCCTTGCCAAACTTTGGAAGTTGGTCGAAGATTCTGATACTGACGACCTTATTTGTTGGTCACCT AATGGAAGGAGTTTTTTCATTAGAAATCAGGCACAATTTGCCAGAGAATTATTGCCACATTATTACAAACACAATAACATGGCCAGTTTTATCAGGCAGTTGAATATGT ATGGTTTTCACAAGAAAGTTTCTGTAGAATTTGGTGGTTTAAAATGTGATAAGGATGAAATGGAATTCGCACATCAATTCTTCTGTAAAGGTCATCCATATCTTGTAGAACATATTAAAAGAAAA ATTGCCTCTAATAAAGGGCAAGATCCAGCACTTACTCCTATTAAACCAGAACTAATGAACAAAATGCTTACTGAAGTAAGAAGTATGAGAGGTCGTCAAGAACATTTAGATTCAAGACTTGGAGCCatgaaaagagaaaatgaaGCACTGTGGCGAGAACTAGCAATGCTTAGACAGAAGCACCTTAAACAACAGCAAATTGTTAATAAACTTATACACTTTTTAGTTACATTGGTACAGCCTTCCAGAAGTGGTGGTCTCTCCGTTAAAAGAAGATACCCACTAATGATCGACGATTCTAACCGTCAACGTAACAAACAGACGAAATTATCAAAA TCACAAACATCACCGGCGGGTCCTGTAATTCACGAACTCGATTCATCAGAACCAGATCTAGATTCGGAATATATTGTTGCAGA AATGTTGGAAGGACATCCGAACCCAGCTATTGAAAGTCCTGAGCATAATAATTCTTCAATAATGGAAGACAATAATATGGAAACAATTCATTTAGTTGATGATTCTGTTCACTTACCAGATGATATACAACTTGTTAATTCTCAAGAAactgaaataaagaaaaaacgtGGATGTAAGGGTAAAAAGAA GAGGAAAAACAAGGTCCCGGTCAAAATTTTGATCCCATCGACGGAGGATGGAGAGGAACCAAG GGAGGAAATGGATAATCATCTCGAAACAATGCAAACAGAATTGGACAATCTCCGCGATATTCTACGATGCGAGGGTTATAGTATCGATGCAAATACGCTTCTTGGT TTGTTTGGAGCAGATGATCCAATGTCATTTGGTATGCCAGTTAATCCAGAATTGAACCCACAATCTGAGAAAGAAGAGGAAAGTCATGCTAATG TTGCAGAAAATAATAATGGAACTGGTGGTGGTGAACTTATGGCATATAATCCTGCTCAAAACTTCTTAGATTTCGACGATGACATTTTCTTGGAGGCCACATCTCCTCCAACTAGCACAGCAGGTGGTGATACAGCTATAATCAATCTTTATAGCTCGGATTCTCTCGATTTGGAGGATAGCAAATTTTCATTTCTGAATTCCTTAACAAATGATGTGAACACTTCATCATAA
- the LOC126928923 gene encoding heat shock factor protein isoform X1 yields MHTIPELGTSVPAFLAKLWKLVEDSDTDDLICWSPNGRSFFIRNQAQFARELLPHYYKHNNMASFIRQLNMYGFHKKVSVEFGGLKCDKDEMEFAHQFFCKGHPYLVEHIKRKIASNKGQDPALTPIKPELMNKMLTEVRSMRGRQEHLDSRLGAMKRENEALWRELAMLRQKHLKQQQIVNKLIHFLVTLVQPSRSGGLSVKRRYPLMIDDSNRQRNKQTKLSKSQTSPAGPVIHELDSSEPDLDSEYIVAEMLEGHPNPAIESPEHNNSSIMEDNNMETIHLVDDSVHLPDDIQLVNSQETEIKKKRGCKGKKKRKNKVPVKILIPSTEDGEEPREETHLLEIPIDDAPVIALLKDKPASKAVPLSTMRSPKLAAMAASMNKVTNVNCELNLVTSTDMEEDVQENNPTLVKLEDILIAPEIINKDVKGTANVEFNENNNNSETNETNATFNQLNKVDNNAEQNNKKNSYTNGAVKYSKQDKDNCNGAGTSNSKDLSLSCIIPSGMSDAAYRLGSMEEMDNHLETMQTELDNLRDILRCEGYSIDANTLLGLFGADDPMSFGMPVNPELNPQSEKEEESHANVAENNNGTGGGELMAYNPAQNFLDFDDDIFLEATSPPTSTAGGDTAIINLYSSDSLDLEDSKFSFLNSLTNDVNTSS; encoded by the exons ATGCATACAATCCCGGAATTGGGTACAAGTGTACCAGCGTTCCTTGCCAAACTTTGGAAGTTGGTCGAAGATTCTGATACTGACGACCTTATTTGTTGGTCACCT AATGGAAGGAGTTTTTTCATTAGAAATCAGGCACAATTTGCCAGAGAATTATTGCCACATTATTACAAACACAATAACATGGCCAGTTTTATCAGGCAGTTGAATATGT ATGGTTTTCACAAGAAAGTTTCTGTAGAATTTGGTGGTTTAAAATGTGATAAGGATGAAATGGAATTCGCACATCAATTCTTCTGTAAAGGTCATCCATATCTTGTAGAACATATTAAAAGAAAA ATTGCCTCTAATAAAGGGCAAGATCCAGCACTTACTCCTATTAAACCAGAACTAATGAACAAAATGCTTACTGAAGTAAGAAGTATGAGAGGTCGTCAAGAACATTTAGATTCAAGACTTGGAGCCatgaaaagagaaaatgaaGCACTGTGGCGAGAACTAGCAATGCTTAGACAGAAGCACCTTAAACAACAGCAAATTGTTAATAAACTTATACACTTTTTAGTTACATTGGTACAGCCTTCCAGAAGTGGTGGTCTCTCCGTTAAAAGAAGATACCCACTAATGATCGACGATTCTAACCGTCAACGTAACAAACAGACGAAATTATCAAAA TCACAAACATCACCGGCGGGTCCTGTAATTCACGAACTCGATTCATCAGAACCAGATCTAGATTCGGAATATATTGTTGCAGA AATGTTGGAAGGACATCCGAACCCAGCTATTGAAAGTCCTGAGCATAATAATTCTTCAATAATGGAAGACAATAATATGGAAACAATTCATTTAGTTGATGATTCTGTTCACTTACCAGATGATATACAACTTGTTAATTCTCAAGAAactgaaataaagaaaaaacgtGGATGTAAGGGTAAAAAGAA GAGGAAAAACAAGGTCCCGGTCAAAATTTTGATCCCATCGACGGAGGATGGAGAGGAACCAAG GGAAGAAACACATTTGCTTGAAATACCAATAGACGATGCGCCAGTGATCGCTTTACTGAAAGATAAACCAGCCTCAAAGGCAGTACCTTTGTCAACTATGCGTAGTCCGAAGCTCGCAGCAATGGCAGCTAGTATGAACAAAGTCACTAATGTAAATTGTGAGCTCAATTTGGTAACTTCAACAGATATGGAGGAAGATGTTCAAGAGAATAATCCAACCCTGGTAAAACTCGAAGATATTTTAATAGCACCAGAAATCATCAACAAGGATGTTAAAGGCACTGCGAATGTCGAGTTTAATGAAAACAATAACAATTCTGAAACCAATGAAACCAATGCCACTTTCAATCAACTTAACAAAGTAGATAATAACGCTGAACAGAATAACAAAAAGAATTCTTATACAAATGGTGCTGTGAAATATTCGAAGCAGGACAAAGACAACTGCAATGGAGCAGGGACAAGCAATTCAAAAGATTTGTCATTGAGTTGCATCATTCCTTCGGGCATGTCTGATGCTGCTTACAGGTTAGGATCAAT GGAGGAAATGGATAATCATCTCGAAACAATGCAAACAGAATTGGACAATCTCCGCGATATTCTACGATGCGAGGGTTATAGTATCGATGCAAATACGCTTCTTGGT TTGTTTGGAGCAGATGATCCAATGTCATTTGGTATGCCAGTTAATCCAGAATTGAACCCACAATCTGAGAAAGAAGAGGAAAGTCATGCTAATG TTGCAGAAAATAATAATGGAACTGGTGGTGGTGAACTTATGGCATATAATCCTGCTCAAAACTTCTTAGATTTCGACGATGACATTTTCTTGGAGGCCACATCTCCTCCAACTAGCACAGCAGGTGGTGATACAGCTATAATCAATCTTTATAGCTCGGATTCTCTCGATTTGGAGGATAGCAAATTTTCATTTCTGAATTCCTTAACAAATGATGTGAACACTTCATCATAA
- the LOC126928923 gene encoding heat shock factor protein isoform X2 — translation MHTIPELGTSVPAFLAKLWKLVEDSDTDDLICWSPNGRSFFIRNQAQFARELLPHYYKHNNMASFIRQLNMYGFHKKVSVEFGGLKCDKDEMEFAHQFFCKGHPYLVEHIKRKIASNKGQDPALTPIKPELMNKMLTEVRSMRGRQEHLDSRLGAMKRENEALWRELAMLRQKHLKQQQIVNKLIHFLVTLVQPSRSGGLSVKRRYPLMIDDSNRQRNKQTKLSKSQTSPAGPVIHELDSSEPDLDSEYIVAEMLEGHPNPAIESPEHNNSSIMEDNNMETIHLVDDSVHLPDDIQLVNSQETEIKKKRGCKGKKKRKNKVPVKILIPSTEDGEEPREETHLLEIPIDDAPVIALLKDKPASKAVPLSTMRSPKLAAMAASMNKVTNVNCELNLVTSTDMEEDVQENNPTLVKLEDILIAPEIINKDVKGTANVEFNENNNNSETNETNATFNQLNKVDNNAEQNNKKNSYTNGAVKYSKQDKDNCNGAGTSNSKDLSLSCIIPSGMSDAAYREEMDNHLETMQTELDNLRDILRCEGYSIDANTLLGLFGADDPMSFGMPVNPELNPQSEKEEESHANVAENNNGTGGGELMAYNPAQNFLDFDDDIFLEATSPPTSTAGGDTAIINLYSSDSLDLEDSKFSFLNSLTNDVNTSS, via the exons ATGCATACAATCCCGGAATTGGGTACAAGTGTACCAGCGTTCCTTGCCAAACTTTGGAAGTTGGTCGAAGATTCTGATACTGACGACCTTATTTGTTGGTCACCT AATGGAAGGAGTTTTTTCATTAGAAATCAGGCACAATTTGCCAGAGAATTATTGCCACATTATTACAAACACAATAACATGGCCAGTTTTATCAGGCAGTTGAATATGT ATGGTTTTCACAAGAAAGTTTCTGTAGAATTTGGTGGTTTAAAATGTGATAAGGATGAAATGGAATTCGCACATCAATTCTTCTGTAAAGGTCATCCATATCTTGTAGAACATATTAAAAGAAAA ATTGCCTCTAATAAAGGGCAAGATCCAGCACTTACTCCTATTAAACCAGAACTAATGAACAAAATGCTTACTGAAGTAAGAAGTATGAGAGGTCGTCAAGAACATTTAGATTCAAGACTTGGAGCCatgaaaagagaaaatgaaGCACTGTGGCGAGAACTAGCAATGCTTAGACAGAAGCACCTTAAACAACAGCAAATTGTTAATAAACTTATACACTTTTTAGTTACATTGGTACAGCCTTCCAGAAGTGGTGGTCTCTCCGTTAAAAGAAGATACCCACTAATGATCGACGATTCTAACCGTCAACGTAACAAACAGACGAAATTATCAAAA TCACAAACATCACCGGCGGGTCCTGTAATTCACGAACTCGATTCATCAGAACCAGATCTAGATTCGGAATATATTGTTGCAGA AATGTTGGAAGGACATCCGAACCCAGCTATTGAAAGTCCTGAGCATAATAATTCTTCAATAATGGAAGACAATAATATGGAAACAATTCATTTAGTTGATGATTCTGTTCACTTACCAGATGATATACAACTTGTTAATTCTCAAGAAactgaaataaagaaaaaacgtGGATGTAAGGGTAAAAAGAA GAGGAAAAACAAGGTCCCGGTCAAAATTTTGATCCCATCGACGGAGGATGGAGAGGAACCAAG GGAAGAAACACATTTGCTTGAAATACCAATAGACGATGCGCCAGTGATCGCTTTACTGAAAGATAAACCAGCCTCAAAGGCAGTACCTTTGTCAACTATGCGTAGTCCGAAGCTCGCAGCAATGGCAGCTAGTATGAACAAAGTCACTAATGTAAATTGTGAGCTCAATTTGGTAACTTCAACAGATATGGAGGAAGATGTTCAAGAGAATAATCCAACCCTGGTAAAACTCGAAGATATTTTAATAGCACCAGAAATCATCAACAAGGATGTTAAAGGCACTGCGAATGTCGAGTTTAATGAAAACAATAACAATTCTGAAACCAATGAAACCAATGCCACTTTCAATCAACTTAACAAAGTAGATAATAACGCTGAACAGAATAACAAAAAGAATTCTTATACAAATGGTGCTGTGAAATATTCGAAGCAGGACAAAGACAACTGCAATGGAGCAGGGACAAGCAATTCAAAAGATTTGTCATTGAGTTGCATCATTCCTTCGGGCATGTCTGATGCTGCTTACAG GGAGGAAATGGATAATCATCTCGAAACAATGCAAACAGAATTGGACAATCTCCGCGATATTCTACGATGCGAGGGTTATAGTATCGATGCAAATACGCTTCTTGGT TTGTTTGGAGCAGATGATCCAATGTCATTTGGTATGCCAGTTAATCCAGAATTGAACCCACAATCTGAGAAAGAAGAGGAAAGTCATGCTAATG TTGCAGAAAATAATAATGGAACTGGTGGTGGTGAACTTATGGCATATAATCCTGCTCAAAACTTCTTAGATTTCGACGATGACATTTTCTTGGAGGCCACATCTCCTCCAACTAGCACAGCAGGTGGTGATACAGCTATAATCAATCTTTATAGCTCGGATTCTCTCGATTTGGAGGATAGCAAATTTTCATTTCTGAATTCCTTAACAAATGATGTGAACACTTCATCATAA
- the LOC126928923 gene encoding heat shock factor protein isoform X3 yields the protein MHTIPELGTSVPAFLAKLWKLVEDSDTDDLICWSPNGRSFFIRNQAQFARELLPHYYKHNNMASFIRQLNMYGFHKKVSVEFGGLKCDKDEMEFAHQFFCKGHPYLVEHIKRKIASNKGQDPALTPIKPELMNKMLTEVRSMRGRQEHLDSRLGAMKRENEALWRELAMLRQKHLKQQQIVNKLIHFLVTLVQPSRSGGLSVKRRYPLMIDDSNRQRNKQTKLSKSQTSPAGPVIHELDSSEPDLDSEYIVAEMLEGHPNPAIESPEHNNSSIMEDNNMETIHLVDDSVHLPDDIQLVNSQETEIKKKRGCKGKKKEETHLLEIPIDDAPVIALLKDKPASKAVPLSTMRSPKLAAMAASMNKVTNVNCELNLVTSTDMEEDVQENNPTLVKLEDILIAPEIINKDVKGTANVEFNENNNNSETNETNATFNQLNKVDNNAEQNNKKNSYTNGAVKYSKQDKDNCNGAGTSNSKDLSLSCIIPSGMSDAAYRLGSMEEMDNHLETMQTELDNLRDILRCEGYSIDANTLLGLFGADDPMSFGMPVNPELNPQSEKEEESHANVAENNNGTGGGELMAYNPAQNFLDFDDDIFLEATSPPTSTAGGDTAIINLYSSDSLDLEDSKFSFLNSLTNDVNTSS from the exons ATGCATACAATCCCGGAATTGGGTACAAGTGTACCAGCGTTCCTTGCCAAACTTTGGAAGTTGGTCGAAGATTCTGATACTGACGACCTTATTTGTTGGTCACCT AATGGAAGGAGTTTTTTCATTAGAAATCAGGCACAATTTGCCAGAGAATTATTGCCACATTATTACAAACACAATAACATGGCCAGTTTTATCAGGCAGTTGAATATGT ATGGTTTTCACAAGAAAGTTTCTGTAGAATTTGGTGGTTTAAAATGTGATAAGGATGAAATGGAATTCGCACATCAATTCTTCTGTAAAGGTCATCCATATCTTGTAGAACATATTAAAAGAAAA ATTGCCTCTAATAAAGGGCAAGATCCAGCACTTACTCCTATTAAACCAGAACTAATGAACAAAATGCTTACTGAAGTAAGAAGTATGAGAGGTCGTCAAGAACATTTAGATTCAAGACTTGGAGCCatgaaaagagaaaatgaaGCACTGTGGCGAGAACTAGCAATGCTTAGACAGAAGCACCTTAAACAACAGCAAATTGTTAATAAACTTATACACTTTTTAGTTACATTGGTACAGCCTTCCAGAAGTGGTGGTCTCTCCGTTAAAAGAAGATACCCACTAATGATCGACGATTCTAACCGTCAACGTAACAAACAGACGAAATTATCAAAA TCACAAACATCACCGGCGGGTCCTGTAATTCACGAACTCGATTCATCAGAACCAGATCTAGATTCGGAATATATTGTTGCAGA AATGTTGGAAGGACATCCGAACCCAGCTATTGAAAGTCCTGAGCATAATAATTCTTCAATAATGGAAGACAATAATATGGAAACAATTCATTTAGTTGATGATTCTGTTCACTTACCAGATGATATACAACTTGTTAATTCTCAAGAAactgaaataaagaaaaaacgtGGATGTAAGGGTAAAAAGAA GGAAGAAACACATTTGCTTGAAATACCAATAGACGATGCGCCAGTGATCGCTTTACTGAAAGATAAACCAGCCTCAAAGGCAGTACCTTTGTCAACTATGCGTAGTCCGAAGCTCGCAGCAATGGCAGCTAGTATGAACAAAGTCACTAATGTAAATTGTGAGCTCAATTTGGTAACTTCAACAGATATGGAGGAAGATGTTCAAGAGAATAATCCAACCCTGGTAAAACTCGAAGATATTTTAATAGCACCAGAAATCATCAACAAGGATGTTAAAGGCACTGCGAATGTCGAGTTTAATGAAAACAATAACAATTCTGAAACCAATGAAACCAATGCCACTTTCAATCAACTTAACAAAGTAGATAATAACGCTGAACAGAATAACAAAAAGAATTCTTATACAAATGGTGCTGTGAAATATTCGAAGCAGGACAAAGACAACTGCAATGGAGCAGGGACAAGCAATTCAAAAGATTTGTCATTGAGTTGCATCATTCCTTCGGGCATGTCTGATGCTGCTTACAGGTTAGGATCAAT GGAGGAAATGGATAATCATCTCGAAACAATGCAAACAGAATTGGACAATCTCCGCGATATTCTACGATGCGAGGGTTATAGTATCGATGCAAATACGCTTCTTGGT TTGTTTGGAGCAGATGATCCAATGTCATTTGGTATGCCAGTTAATCCAGAATTGAACCCACAATCTGAGAAAGAAGAGGAAAGTCATGCTAATG TTGCAGAAAATAATAATGGAACTGGTGGTGGTGAACTTATGGCATATAATCCTGCTCAAAACTTCTTAGATTTCGACGATGACATTTTCTTGGAGGCCACATCTCCTCCAACTAGCACAGCAGGTGGTGATACAGCTATAATCAATCTTTATAGCTCGGATTCTCTCGATTTGGAGGATAGCAAATTTTCATTTCTGAATTCCTTAACAAATGATGTGAACACTTCATCATAA
- the LOC126928923 gene encoding heat shock factor protein 1 isoform X4 encodes MHTIPELGTSVPAFLAKLWKLVEDSDTDDLICWSPNGRSFFIRNQAQFARELLPHYYKHNNMASFIRQLNMYGFHKKVSVEFGGLKCDKDEMEFAHQFFCKGHPYLVEHIKRKIASNKGQDPALTPIKPELMNKMLTEVRSMRGRQEHLDSRLGAMKRENEALWRELAMLRQKHLKQQQIVNKLIHFLVTLVQPSRSGGLSVKRRYPLMIDDSNRQRNKQTKLSKSQTSPAGPVIHELDSSEPDLDSEYIVAEMLEGHPNPAIESPEHNNSSIMEDNNMETIHLVDDSVHLPDDIQLVNSQETEIKKKRGCKGKKKRKNKVPVKILIPSTEDGEEPREETHLLEIPIDDAPVIALLKDKPASKAVPLSTMRSPKLAAMAASMNKVTNVNCELNLVTSTDMEEDVQENNPTLVKLEDILIAPEIINKDVKGTANVEFNENNNNSETNETNATFNQLNKVDNNAEQNNKKNSYTNGAVKYSKQDKDNCNGAGTSNSKDLSLSCIIPSGMSDAAYRMNIERIYNVFLFDPSNVAKFVWISFGTFIHFHLL; translated from the exons ATGCATACAATCCCGGAATTGGGTACAAGTGTACCAGCGTTCCTTGCCAAACTTTGGAAGTTGGTCGAAGATTCTGATACTGACGACCTTATTTGTTGGTCACCT AATGGAAGGAGTTTTTTCATTAGAAATCAGGCACAATTTGCCAGAGAATTATTGCCACATTATTACAAACACAATAACATGGCCAGTTTTATCAGGCAGTTGAATATGT ATGGTTTTCACAAGAAAGTTTCTGTAGAATTTGGTGGTTTAAAATGTGATAAGGATGAAATGGAATTCGCACATCAATTCTTCTGTAAAGGTCATCCATATCTTGTAGAACATATTAAAAGAAAA ATTGCCTCTAATAAAGGGCAAGATCCAGCACTTACTCCTATTAAACCAGAACTAATGAACAAAATGCTTACTGAAGTAAGAAGTATGAGAGGTCGTCAAGAACATTTAGATTCAAGACTTGGAGCCatgaaaagagaaaatgaaGCACTGTGGCGAGAACTAGCAATGCTTAGACAGAAGCACCTTAAACAACAGCAAATTGTTAATAAACTTATACACTTTTTAGTTACATTGGTACAGCCTTCCAGAAGTGGTGGTCTCTCCGTTAAAAGAAGATACCCACTAATGATCGACGATTCTAACCGTCAACGTAACAAACAGACGAAATTATCAAAA TCACAAACATCACCGGCGGGTCCTGTAATTCACGAACTCGATTCATCAGAACCAGATCTAGATTCGGAATATATTGTTGCAGA AATGTTGGAAGGACATCCGAACCCAGCTATTGAAAGTCCTGAGCATAATAATTCTTCAATAATGGAAGACAATAATATGGAAACAATTCATTTAGTTGATGATTCTGTTCACTTACCAGATGATATACAACTTGTTAATTCTCAAGAAactgaaataaagaaaaaacgtGGATGTAAGGGTAAAAAGAA GAGGAAAAACAAGGTCCCGGTCAAAATTTTGATCCCATCGACGGAGGATGGAGAGGAACCAAG GGAAGAAACACATTTGCTTGAAATACCAATAGACGATGCGCCAGTGATCGCTTTACTGAAAGATAAACCAGCCTCAAAGGCAGTACCTTTGTCAACTATGCGTAGTCCGAAGCTCGCAGCAATGGCAGCTAGTATGAACAAAGTCACTAATGTAAATTGTGAGCTCAATTTGGTAACTTCAACAGATATGGAGGAAGATGTTCAAGAGAATAATCCAACCCTGGTAAAACTCGAAGATATTTTAATAGCACCAGAAATCATCAACAAGGATGTTAAAGGCACTGCGAATGTCGAGTTTAATGAAAACAATAACAATTCTGAAACCAATGAAACCAATGCCACTTTCAATCAACTTAACAAAGTAGATAATAACGCTGAACAGAATAACAAAAAGAATTCTTATACAAATGGTGCTGTGAAATATTCGAAGCAGGACAAAGACAACTGCAATGGAGCAGGGACAAGCAATTCAAAAGATTTGTCATTGAGTTGCATCATTCCTTCGGGCATGTCTGATGCTGCTTACAG GATGAATATTGAAAGGATTTACAACGTTTTCCTTTTTGATCCATCAAATGTGGCTAAGTTTGTGTGGATAAGTTTCGGtacttttatacattttcatcTACTTTGA